The Streptomyces camelliae genome window below encodes:
- a CDS encoding GH1 family beta-glucosidase translates to MRCPHVSSPPFPTLPAGFRFGAATAAYQIEGAHDEDGRGPSIWDIFSHTPGRTLAGATGDTACDHYHRYREDVALLRELGVDTYRFSIAWPRLLPQGTGPVNARGLDFYDRLIDELLAAGIAPTVTLYHWDLPQALEDRGGWRVRETAEAFAEYAALAADRYGDRVDRWITLNEPYCSAFVGYAEGRHAPGAEEGRGALAAAHHLLVAHGLAVCELRAAGARDVGITLNLDRIHAASDRPADRAARLRAETLHNDIWTEPLLAGRYPAHEAETWAGLADGAWRLPGDLDLIGAPLDFLGINFYRPTTVAAAPHRVADPEQRTAVDIGVAELDPYGTRHTTMGWPVVPSALTELLCDVHVRYPQSPPIWITENGSAEADIIAPDGRVHDGDRVGYLADHLTAVADAIAAGVDVRGYHAWSLLDNFEWARGYDQRFGLVHVDYATLTRTPKDSYHWYRGLITAHRARTEEPAR, encoded by the coding sequence ATGAGGTGTCCCCACGTGAGTTCCCCGCCCTTCCCGACGTTGCCCGCCGGGTTCCGCTTCGGCGCCGCCACCGCGGCCTACCAGATCGAGGGTGCCCACGACGAGGACGGGCGTGGCCCGTCCATCTGGGACATCTTCAGCCACACCCCCGGGCGCACGCTCGCGGGCGCCACGGGCGACACCGCCTGCGACCACTACCACCGCTACCGCGAGGACGTCGCCCTGCTACGCGAGCTCGGCGTCGACACCTACCGCTTCTCGATCGCCTGGCCCCGCCTGCTGCCTCAGGGCACCGGCCCGGTCAACGCCAGGGGTCTGGACTTCTACGACCGTCTGATCGACGAGCTGCTGGCCGCCGGCATCGCTCCCACCGTCACCCTCTACCACTGGGACCTGCCACAGGCGCTGGAGGACCGAGGAGGCTGGCGCGTACGGGAGACCGCCGAGGCGTTCGCGGAGTACGCGGCCCTCGCCGCCGACCGGTACGGCGATCGGGTGGACCGCTGGATCACGCTCAACGAGCCGTACTGCTCGGCCTTCGTGGGCTACGCCGAGGGGCGGCACGCGCCGGGGGCCGAGGAGGGCCGTGGCGCGCTGGCGGCCGCACACCATCTGTTGGTCGCTCACGGCCTCGCGGTGTGCGAGCTGCGTGCCGCAGGTGCCCGGGACGTCGGGATCACCCTCAACCTGGACCGCATCCACGCCGCCTCCGACCGGCCCGCTGACCGCGCCGCCCGCCTGCGCGCCGAGACTCTGCACAACGACATCTGGACGGAACCGCTCCTTGCCGGACGCTATCCCGCGCACGAGGCCGAGACCTGGGCCGGGCTCGCCGACGGTGCCTGGCGGCTGCCGGGCGACCTGGACCTGATCGGTGCCCCGCTGGACTTCCTCGGCATCAACTTCTACCGGCCCACCACCGTGGCCGCCGCGCCGCATCGCGTGGCCGACCCCGAGCAGCGCACCGCTGTGGACATCGGCGTGGCCGAGCTGGACCCGTACGGCACCCGGCACACCACCATGGGCTGGCCGGTCGTCCCGTCCGCCCTCACCGAGCTGCTCTGCGACGTCCATGTCCGCTACCCGCAGTCGCCGCCGATCTGGATCACGGAGAACGGCTCGGCGGAGGCCGACATCATCGCACCCGACGGCCGGGTCCACGACGGCGACCGTGTCGGCTACCTCGCCGACCACCTCACCGCCGTGGCCGACGCCATCGCCGCCGGGGTGGACGTACGCGGCTACCACGCCTGGTCGCTGCTGGACAACTTCGAGTGGGCACGCGGCTACGACCAGCGCTTCGGCCTGGTCCACGTCGACTACGCCACCCTGACCCGCACCCCCAAGGACAGCTACCACTGGTACCGGGGTCTGATCACCGCGCACCGCGCGCGCACGGAGGAACCTGCCCGATGA
- a CDS encoding acetylxylan esterase, whose amino-acid sequence MPLTDFGHDELVGYRPVSTAPHDFDAFWQRTLDDARSQGGAVKAERVTDRFRLRTVEVDDLRFPGWNGEPVAAWLLRPRGAEGPLPVVVTYIGYSGGRGVPTDHLFWSAAGYAQLVVDSRGQGHETPDRTQGDGTQWAEGFMTRGIDSPENYYYRRLITDCARAVDAVAELPGLDARRIVVAGGSQGGGLALAAAGLLGDRVAAVMPDVPFLCHFRRAVQITGEGPYPEIAKYLRWHSRHRVEPTFATLDYFDGVHFAQRATAPALFSVGLMDPICPPSTVYAAFNHYAGQDRTMTVWPFADHGGGCGSNPPVQLGWLAERGLAPEQ is encoded by the coding sequence ATGCCTCTCACCGACTTCGGCCATGACGAACTCGTCGGCTACCGACCGGTGTCGACCGCGCCGCACGACTTCGACGCGTTCTGGCAGCGCACCCTCGACGACGCCCGATCACAGGGCGGAGCGGTGAAGGCCGAGCGCGTCACCGACCGGTTCCGGCTGCGCACCGTCGAGGTGGACGACCTGCGCTTCCCCGGCTGGAACGGCGAACCGGTGGCCGCCTGGCTGCTCCGTCCGCGCGGAGCCGAAGGCCCGCTGCCCGTCGTCGTCACCTACATCGGCTACAGCGGCGGCCGCGGCGTGCCCACCGACCACCTCTTCTGGTCCGCCGCCGGCTACGCCCAACTCGTCGTCGACAGCCGCGGCCAGGGCCACGAAACCCCGGACCGGACCCAGGGCGACGGCACGCAGTGGGCCGAGGGATTCATGACCCGCGGCATCGACTCGCCCGAGAACTACTACTACCGGCGCCTGATCACCGACTGCGCGCGGGCGGTGGACGCCGTCGCGGAACTTCCCGGCCTCGACGCCCGCCGGATCGTGGTCGCGGGCGGCAGCCAGGGCGGCGGCCTGGCCCTCGCCGCCGCTGGACTCCTGGGGGACAGGGTGGCGGCGGTGATGCCCGACGTGCCGTTCCTGTGCCACTTCCGCCGCGCCGTCCAGATCACCGGCGAGGGCCCCTACCCGGAAATCGCCAAGTACCTGCGCTGGCACAGCCGCCACCGCGTGGAGCCGACCTTCGCCACCCTCGACTACTTCGACGGCGTCCACTTCGCCCAGCGGGCCACCGCACCGGCCTTGTTCAGCGTCGGCCTGATGGACCCGATCTGCCCGCCCTCCACCGTGTATGCCGCCTTCAACCACTACGCGGGCCAGGACCGGACCATGACCGTCTGGCCGTTCGCTGACCACGGCGGCGGTTGCGGCTCCAACCCACCCGTCCAACTGGGCTGGCTGGCCGAGCGCGGGCTCGCACCCGAGCAGTGA